The genomic region CATCAATCCCGCGCCGCTGGCGACGACCTGCGGGTTCTGCAGCATGTCGGTCGCGGCGGACGTTCCCAGCGCCTGGAAACTCTTCCCGATGGCATCGGTGCCCGACTGCTTCATCGCCATGCGCAGCGGCCCGGCGCATTGATCGGCCAGCAGTTGCTCGAAGACCTTCGCCGCATCGCGATCGATCGCGCTGCGCTGCGCGGCATCGATCTGGGTCATCGAGGCAATGTCCGGATGCTGGGCGATCACCGCGAACACCCATTTCACCAGCACGCGCTTTTCGTCCGCCGATGTCGATTTCAACAGGCACTGGGTCAATGCCTCCTGCGGCGCGAGCAGCCGCACCGACTTCGGCACGGCCTGCGGCGCCTGCACCACGACCGGTGTCTGCGACTGCGCGGCCAGCGAAGGCGCGGACGCGGCGAAAACGATGAACAACACCGCCAACATGTTCGAAATGAAAATTCTCATGACACTCCTTTCATCGTCGTGGAATCAACGATGCCGATGCGAAAGTACGTACTCGAACCGCGCCAGATCCGCCGGCGTGGTGACCTTGAAATTGTCTTCGTTGCCCTCGATCAACAGCGGGCGCAGGCCCTGCCGTTCCATCGCCATCGATTCGTCGGTGATCGCCACGCCCGCCATGCGCGCGGCGTCGAGCGCGCGGCTCAGCTGCATGCGCCGGAACAGCTGCGGCGTGAACGCGCGCCACAGACGCTCGCGCGGCTCGGTGCGGTCGATGCCGCCATCGTCGCCGGCGAACTTCAGGGTGTCGCGCACCGGCGCGGCGAGGATCGCGCCGACCGGATCGCTCATGCCCACGTCGAGCAGGCGGTCGAGATCCGCATGCGAGAGATTCGGGCGCGCGGCGTCGTGCACCAGCACGAAGGCATCGGCGCGCACCGACTCGGGCAGCGCATCGAGACCGGCCAGCACCGAATCCGCGCGCTCGGCGCCGCCGATGCAGGTCATCACCGGCTTGTCGACCCGGACGTCAGCATCGCGCCAGTGACGATCGTCTTCGGCCAGCACGACCATCACTCCGCTCACGGACGCATGCGACAGCAGCACATCGAGGGTGTGCGCGATCAGCGGTCGACCCGCCACTTCGAGATACTGCTTCGGCAGTTCGCCGCCGAAGCGGGTGCCTCGCCCGGCGGCCGGCACCACCGCCCAGAGCCTGCCCCCGGCTTGATCCGGGATCATGGCGCTGGCGCCTCGCCGTCGACTGGATCGACGGCAGCGTCGACCGGCGTCGGCGATTCGACCACGCGATAGAACGTCTCGCCGGGCTTGATCATGCCCAGTTCACTGCGCGCGCGTTCCTCGGCGGCGGATTCACCGGATTTGAGGTTCTCGACTTCCGCCGCCAACTGTTCGTTGCGCTGCTGCAGGCCGCGATTCTCGACGCCCTGACGCTCGACCTTGCCCTGCAACGAGGACGTGGCGAACGCGCCGCCCTCGCCGAACCACAGCCGGTACTGCAGCCACGCCAACAGCGCGACCAGGATCAGCGCCAGCATCCGCAGCGTGCGCATCCCGTCGGTCATGCGCGCGACATCAACCCTGCTTCAGCGAGACGAACGCCGCGCGGCCGGCGTACTTCGCGGCCGAACCGAGCTGCTGTTCGATCCGCAGCAACTGGTTGTACTTCGCGACGCGATCGCTGCGGCACAGCGAGCCGGTCTTGATCTGCGTGGCGGTGGTCGCGACCGCGATGTCGGCGATGGTGGTGTCCTCGGTTTCGCCCGAGCGGTGCGAGACGATCGATGCATAGCCTGCGGCATGCGCCATCGCGATCGCTTCCAGCGTTTCGGTCAGCGTGCCGATCTGGTTGACCTTGATCAGGATCGCGTTGGCGATGCTCTTGTCGATGCCTTCCTGGAAAATCTTCGGATTGGTGACGAACAGATCGTCGCCGACCAGCTGGATCCTGCGGGTCAGGCGATCGGTGAGCAGTTTCCAGCCGGCCCAGTCGTGTTCGGCCATGCCGTCCTCGATGGTGATGATCGGATACTGGCGGCACCAGTCGGCGAGGAAATCGGTGAACTGCTCGCTGGTCAGGCGCTTGCCTTCGCCGGTGAGGTTGTACTTGCCGTTCTCGAAGAATTCGCTGGACGCGACATCGAGACCGAGCTGCACATCCTCGCCGGCCTTGTAACCGGCCTTGCCGATGGCTTCGAGAATGGTGTCCAGTGCTTCGGAGTTGCTGCGCAGGTCCGGCGCGAAGCCGCCCTCGTCGCCGACCGCGGTGCTCAGGCCGCGGCTCTTCAGCACCGATTTCAGCGCATGGAAGATCTCGGTGCCGCAGCGCAGCGCTTCGGAGAACGAATCGAAGCCGACCGGCAGCACCATGAATTCCTGCAGATCAACGTTGTTGTCGGCGTGCGCGCCGCCGTTGATGATGTTCATCATCGGCACCGGCAGGGTCACGTCTTGGCCATTGGCGAGGTACTGCCACAGCGCCTGCTTGCGCGAGGCGGCGACCGCATGCGCGGCGGCCATCGACACGCTCAGCAGCGCGTTCGCGCCGAGACGGCCCTTGTTCTCGGTGCCGTCGAGATCGATCAGGCGCTTGTCGAGGCCGGCCTGATCGGCGGCGTCGAAGCCGGTCAGCGCCTGCGCGATCGCGCCGTTGACGTTGCCGACCGCTTTCAGCACGCCCTTGCCCAGATAGCGGGTCTTGTCGCCATCGCGCAGTTCGACGGCTTCCTTGGTGCCGGTGGACGCGCCCGATGGCACCGCAGCGCGGCCGAAACTACCGTCGGCCAGGGTGATTTCGGCCTCCAGCGTCGGATTGCCACGGCTGTCGAGGATTTCGCGGGCGTGGATCTTCGTGATCGTGGTCATGTCGGTATCGATTTGAGTGGAATTCATAGGGTGCGCCTTGGCGCACCGGGGTGGTGGAATCGCGTGCGCCTTGGCGCACCGGGGTGGTGGAATCGCATGCGCCCTGGCGCACCGTGTTGGGCAAAAGCCCGTGAGAGCGGTGCGCCAAGGCGCACCCTATTCATGGGCTGACACTTCGAGAAAACCGTTGCGCTTGGTCACCGCATCCAGCGCCTGCAGCGTTTCCAGCAGCGCGCGCATCTTGCCCAGCGGCCATGCGTTGGGGCCGTCGGACAGCGCCTTGCTCGGGTCGGGATGGGTTTCCATGAACAGGCCGGCGATGCCGACGGCGGTCGCGGCGCGCGCCAGCACCGGCACGAATTCGCGCTGGCCGCCGCTGCTGTTGCCCTGCCCGCCCGGCAACTGCACCGAGTGTGTCGCGTCGAACACCACCGGACATCCGGTGTCGCGCATCACCGACAGGCTGCGCATGTCGCTGACCAGATTGTTGTAGCCGAAGCTGGCGCCGCGCTCGCAGACCATGATGTCGTGGTTGCCGGTGGACTTCGCCTTCTCGACGACGGGCTTCATGTCCCACGGCGACAGGAACTGGCCCTTCTTGATGTTGACCGGCTTGCCGGCGCTGCAGACCTTCTTGATGAAATCGGTCTGGCGCACGAGGAACGCGGGCGTCTGCAGCACGTCGACCACGCTGGCCACTTCGTCCATCGGCGTGTATTCGTGCACGTCGGTGAGCACCGGCACGCCGATCTGGCGCTTCACTTCGGCCAGCACGCGCAGGCCTTCCTCCATGCCGGGCCCACGGAAGCTGGTGCCCGAGGTGCGGTTGGCCTTGTCGAAACTCGATTTGAAGATGAAGGGGATGCCGAGCGCCGAGGTGATCTCCTTGAGCTGGCCGGCGACATCGAGCTGCAACTGCTCGGATTCGATCACGCAGGGGCCGGCGATCAGGAAGAACGGGTGGTCGAGACCGACATCGAAACCGCAGAGTTTCATGGTGTGACGAGCCCTCGTTGCAGCATGGAATAGGACAGCAGTGCGGAAGCCGCGAGACAGGCGAGCCCGAT from Lysobacter sp. harbors:
- a CDS encoding 2-C-methyl-D-erythritol 4-phosphate cytidylyltransferase, which codes for MIPDQAGGRLWAVVPAAGRGTRFGGELPKQYLEVAGRPLIAHTLDVLLSHASVSGVMVVLAEDDRHWRDADVRVDKPVMTCIGGAERADSVLAGLDALPESVRADAFVLVHDAARPNLSHADLDRLLDVGMSDPVGAILAAPVRDTLKFAGDDGGIDRTEPRERLWRAFTPQLFRRMQLSRALDAARMAGVAITDESMAMERQGLRPLLIEGNEDNFKVTTPADLARFEYVLSHRHR
- the ftsB gene encoding cell division protein FtsB; its protein translation is MRTLRMLALILVALLAWLQYRLWFGEGGAFATSSLQGKVERQGVENRGLQQRNEQLAAEVENLKSGESAAEERARSELGMIKPGETFYRVVESPTPVDAAVDPVDGEAPAP
- the eno gene encoding phosphopyruvate hydratase, producing MTTITKIHAREILDSRGNPTLEAEITLADGSFGRAAVPSGASTGTKEAVELRDGDKTRYLGKGVLKAVGNVNGAIAQALTGFDAADQAGLDKRLIDLDGTENKGRLGANALLSVSMAAAHAVAASRKQALWQYLANGQDVTLPVPMMNIINGGAHADNNVDLQEFMVLPVGFDSFSEALRCGTEIFHALKSVLKSRGLSTAVGDEGGFAPDLRSNSEALDTILEAIGKAGYKAGEDVQLGLDVASSEFFENGKYNLTGEGKRLTSEQFTDFLADWCRQYPIITIEDGMAEHDWAGWKLLTDRLTRRIQLVGDDLFVTNPKIFQEGIDKSIANAILIKVNQIGTLTETLEAIAMAHAAGYASIVSHRSGETEDTTIADIAVATTATQIKTGSLCRSDRVAKYNQLLRIEQQLGSAAKYAGRAAFVSLKQG
- the kdsA gene encoding 3-deoxy-8-phosphooctulonate synthase; translation: MKLCGFDVGLDHPFFLIAGPCVIESEQLQLDVAGQLKEITSALGIPFIFKSSFDKANRTSGTSFRGPGMEEGLRVLAEVKRQIGVPVLTDVHEYTPMDEVASVVDVLQTPAFLVRQTDFIKKVCSAGKPVNIKKGQFLSPWDMKPVVEKAKSTGNHDIMVCERGASFGYNNLVSDMRSLSVMRDTGCPVVFDATHSVQLPGGQGNSSGGQREFVPVLARAATAVGIAGLFMETHPDPSKALSDGPNAWPLGKMRALLETLQALDAVTKRNGFLEVSAHE